The window CCCGGAACGCGGCGAGATCAGCCCCGAAGAGCGTGAGGCCTTCCGACAGCGATCAGACGCGATCGGGAAACGGCTCGGCGAGGTGAAAGCCCGTCGCGAGCCGGTAGACCGCTCGGCGGAGAATCGGGCCCGCGGCGAAGCCTTCGCCAAGGCGTTCCGGCTCGTGGCCGAGCTCTTGGTCGGCGTCGGTGTAGGTGGGTTCATCGGGTGGGCGCTCGATCGCCAACTCGGTACGGGGCCGTGGCTCCTGGTCTTGTTCTTCATCCTCGGCTTTGCCGCGGGAATGTCGAATGTGATCCGGTCGGCGCGGATTGAACAAAACAAGCAGCAAGCACGACAGCTTGCATCGCCGTCCGTAACGGACGACGACGAGGACGATAGGTAGGGGAAAAGCCTTGGCTGCTGGTCATGGTCCCATGGAGCAGTTCCAGATCAAGCGGATCATTCCGCTTGAGCTGTTCGGATGGGATGTCTCTTTCACCAATTCGTCCCTGTTCATGGTGATCGCCATGGCGATCATCCCGCTCTTCTATCTTGTCGCCATGAACCGCCGCGCGCTGGTTCCTGGGCGGCTGCAGTCCACCGCCGAGCTCAGCTACGAGTATGTCGCCAACATGGTTCGCGACATCGTCGGCGAAGGGGGGATGAAGTACTTCCCCTGGATCTTCACGATCTTCATGTTCATCCTCGTGCTGAACCTGCTGGGCCTCTTGCCCTACTCGTTCACGGTCACGAGCCACATCATCGTCACCTTCGCGCTCGCCGCCATGGTCTGGCTGATGGTCACCGTGATCGGCTTCGTCAACCACGGCCCCGGCTTCCTCAAGCTGTTCGTGCCGTCGGGCGTGCCGTGGTGGCTCTTGCCGATCATCGTCGTGATCGAGCTGATCTCGTATCTCATCCGCCCGATTAGCCACTCGGTGCGTCTGTTCGCCAACATGATGGCCGGACACGCCATGCTGAAAGTCTTCGCCGGATTCGTCATCGGCCTCGGGCTGCTCGGCGGCTGGGCGCCCCTGGTATTCCTCGTGGGCTTCACCGGACTCGAGCTGGTGGTGGCCTTCCTGCAGGCCTTCATCTTCACCGTGCTCACCTGCATCTACCTCAACGACGCGGTGAACATGCACCACTGAATCAATGAATGCCGCCACGCGAGCAAAGCTCCGTGCCGGTCTTCATCGTGACACGACTAGAACCAAAACCCGGTATGGAGACGACGACTATGGATCCTCAGGCAGCAAAGTTCATCGGCGCTGGCCTCGCTTGCTTCGCCCTCATCGGCGCCGGCGTCGGCATCGGCAACATCTTCGCCAACTACCTGTCGGGCGCCCTGCGCAACCCGTCGGCTGCTCCGGGCCAGTTCACCAACCTGCTGATCGGCTTCGCTCTCTGCGAAGCAACGGGCCTCTTCGGTCTATTGATCGCGCTGATGATCCTGTTCGCCTAATCCCGAGCGGGCGCACCGGCGCGAGGAGGAACTTATGATCGCAGCTGTCTCAGCTTTGGTCGTGGCGCTTGCCGCCGCGGCGGAGCACGGGGAGAAGGCTGGGGGTCTGCCGCAGCTCAATCCGGCCGACTTCGTGCCACAGCTGGCCTGGTTGTTGGTGACGTTCGTCATCCTCTACCTGATCCTCTCGCGCGTGACCCTGCCGCGCATCGGCGAGGTGCTCGAGGAGCGCCGCGATCGCGTGCAGCGCGATCTCGACGCCGCTGAGCGCTTCAAGGTCGATACCGACACGGCGCTCGCCAACTACGAGAAAGCCCTGAGCGACGCCCGCCAGAAGGCGTCCTCCATGGCCAAGGACGTGCGCGACCGGCTCGGTGCCGACACCGAAAAGGAGCGTGCGCGGATCGAGGGCGAGCTCAATTCCAAGCTGGCCGACGCGGAAACGCGTATTGCCGCGACCAAGTCCAAGGCTCTGGCGAGCGTGGACGAGATCGCTGCCGAGACGGCAAGCGCCGTCGTCGGCAAGCTGCTCGGCGAGGAAGTGAGCCCGGCCGAGGTCAAGAAGGCGCTGCAGCCCGCAGCCGAGTGAGGAGCGCGATGCACTTCGATCTGCACGACCCAACGTTCTGGGTGATGATCGCCTTCTTCGGCTTCATCGGCCTCCTCTACTATTACAAGGTGCACAAGGTCGTCGGCAAAGCGCTCGACAACCGCGCCGACGCCATTCGCAAGGAGCTCGACGAG of the Hyphomicrobium album genome contains:
- a CDS encoding AtpZ/AtpI family protein, whose amino-acid sequence is MPSAGKNDPPERGEISPEEREAFRQRSDAIGKRLGEVKARREPVDRSAENRARGEAFAKAFRLVAELLVGVGVGGFIGWALDRQLGTGPWLLVLFFILGFAAGMSNVIRSARIEQNKQQARQLASPSVTDDDEDDR
- a CDS encoding F0F1 ATP synthase subunit A, translated to MEQFQIKRIIPLELFGWDVSFTNSSLFMVIAMAIIPLFYLVAMNRRALVPGRLQSTAELSYEYVANMVRDIVGEGGMKYFPWIFTIFMFILVLNLLGLLPYSFTVTSHIIVTFALAAMVWLMVTVIGFVNHGPGFLKLFVPSGVPWWLLPIIVVIELISYLIRPISHSVRLFANMMAGHAMLKVFAGFVIGLGLLGGWAPLVFLVGFTGLELVVAFLQAFIFTVLTCIYLNDAVNMHH
- a CDS encoding F0F1 ATP synthase subunit C produces the protein MDPQAAKFIGAGLACFALIGAGVGIGNIFANYLSGALRNPSAAPGQFTNLLIGFALCEATGLFGLLIALMILFA
- a CDS encoding F0F1 ATP synthase subunit B family protein, whose translation is MIAAVSALVVALAAAAEHGEKAGGLPQLNPADFVPQLAWLLVTFVILYLILSRVTLPRIGEVLEERRDRVQRDLDAAERFKVDTDTALANYEKALSDARQKASSMAKDVRDRLGADTEKERARIEGELNSKLADAETRIAATKSKALASVDEIAAETASAVVGKLLGEEVSPAEVKKALQPAAE